Proteins co-encoded in one Flavobacteriaceae bacterium MAR_2009_75 genomic window:
- a CDS encoding glycosyl hydrolase family 28: MIRFRICILFVLVAHLGWGQFKTPASEEPFLTKDQVGAHALPTEIAPIQAPFDMPDLKRPMFAAFSIDISEAGARSGQKVTKIIQKAIDKVSRKGGGTVVVPSGKWHTSRIELKSNVNLELQEGAELLIGGAIEDYLPAVFTRVEGIEIMSSGGFIYAHKAENIAITGKGKIIGPGEDAAVRSAPSPEGVVENAIDQNAPVKERIYDGHKGRFFYKPKSVCLVECKNVLIEGITIENSVTWNVTPIYCDGVIIRGITVNSVGIPTGDGIDIESSRNVLIEYATLNNGDDCFTMKSGRDKDGIRVNRPTENIVVRYCLSEAGHGAITTGSETAGWIRNVYLHDCIFDGTDRGFRFKTRRPRGGGVENIYYERVKMNIKRHALEWDLLGSRTYVGELADRLPKREITELTPRYRNLFFRDVEIHTEENFIKAKGIPEVPLTNVIMENLDVTSGQNIYMSDVKDFVIKNSIIRSKDQNIEILEGQNVKFENVNMIYQE; the protein is encoded by the coding sequence ATGATTAGATTCAGAATATGTATTTTATTTGTTTTAGTGGCCCATTTGGGGTGGGGGCAGTTTAAAACCCCAGCATCCGAAGAGCCATTCTTGACTAAAGATCAAGTGGGCGCCCATGCTTTACCCACAGAAATAGCCCCAATTCAGGCTCCTTTTGATATGCCCGACTTAAAAAGGCCGATGTTCGCTGCCTTCAGTATTGATATTAGTGAAGCTGGAGCACGATCTGGTCAAAAAGTGACCAAAATTATTCAAAAAGCTATAGATAAAGTGAGTCGAAAAGGTGGTGGTACCGTTGTAGTGCCTTCTGGTAAATGGCATACTTCTCGTATTGAACTGAAAAGCAATGTGAATTTAGAACTTCAAGAAGGTGCCGAGCTTTTAATCGGGGGGGCTATTGAAGATTATTTGCCTGCGGTATTCACTCGGGTAGAAGGTATCGAAATCATGTCTAGCGGTGGGTTCATTTATGCTCATAAGGCAGAAAATATCGCGATTACGGGAAAAGGTAAGATTATTGGCCCGGGAGAGGATGCTGCCGTGAGGTCGGCCCCAAGCCCCGAGGGAGTGGTCGAAAATGCCATTGACCAAAACGCTCCTGTTAAAGAAAGAATTTATGACGGACATAAGGGAAGGTTTTTCTACAAGCCAAAATCGGTATGCTTGGTCGAGTGCAAAAATGTTTTAATTGAAGGCATTACAATTGAGAACAGTGTTACTTGGAATGTGACTCCGATTTATTGTGACGGTGTTATAATTAGAGGGATCACTGTCAACTCTGTGGGTATTCCAACAGGTGACGGAATAGACATCGAATCATCTAGAAACGTATTAATCGAATATGCTACGCTAAATAATGGAGATGATTGTTTTACTATGAAATCGGGCCGCGATAAAGATGGTATTCGTGTCAACCGGCCTACCGAAAATATAGTAGTTAGATATTGTTTGTCAGAGGCAGGTCATGGTGCAATTACAACGGGAAGTGAAACTGCAGGGTGGATTCGGAACGTATATCTGCACGACTGTATTTTTGATGGTACCGATAGGGGTTTTCGTTTTAAAACCCGTCGCCCTAGAGGTGGTGGGGTAGAGAATATTTACTACGAAAGAGTAAAAATGAATATCAAGCGACATGCTTTGGAGTGGGATTTACTAGGAAGTAGAACTTATGTGGGAGAATTGGCAGATCGCTTACCCAAACGTGAGATTACCGAACTTACACCCAGATATCGAAACTTATTTTTTCGCGATGTGGAGATACATACCGAAGAGAATTTTATAAAAGCTAAAGGTATACCAGAAGTTCCGTTGACCAATGTTATTATGGAAAACCTAGATGTGACCTCAGGGCAAAATATCTATATGAGCGATGTAAAAGACTTTGTAATCAAAAATTCAATAATCCGTAGCAAAGACCAAAACATTGAAATATTAGAAGGCCAAAACGTGAAGTTTGAGAATGTAAATATGATTTATCAAGAATAA
- a CDS encoding beta-lactamase class C: MRTIKFLAVFALLTLTLIIATSSTKNSVPSSPTVEKVALKAPQQIAENRIDSKKYSSDKQKLKSALTTYFKRAIALGDIVGAGVSIVQSDSIVLAEGFGRRNYSNNYTVDGETVFRLGSLSKGFAGILAADLKNDGYLEWKDRIIDYLPQFQLGDARNTSEITLANILSHTSGTPYHSFTNLVEAGLPMETIASRFKEVVPISKPGTMYSYQNAIFALCSEVMQKATGSEISASLNNRFFKPLGMCSTSMDYKTLNETINVALPHSKRRNGWQTLKLSDNYYNAIAAGGINASAHDMGKWMRFLLGHNSEVLDEKAISEAFTPFIEIPGSHKYYHKWPGHEKSFYGFGWRIHKFTEDGNPLEKTIWHHGGSVNNYRNEIAMYPEADLGICVLLNSNSRIARTVIPDLYEIYKGIYGPTTEKLAQAANKSENNSTL, translated from the coding sequence ATGCGAACAATTAAATTCCTAGCGGTATTTGCGCTTTTGACCTTAACCCTAATAATTGCAACTTCTAGCACCAAAAATTCGGTACCATCATCACCTACCGTTGAAAAAGTCGCTCTAAAAGCACCTCAACAAATCGCGGAAAACAGAATTGATTCTAAAAAGTACTCGTCTGACAAGCAAAAGCTAAAGTCGGCTTTAACCACCTATTTTAAAAGAGCAATAGCCTTAGGAGATATCGTTGGTGCCGGTGTAAGCATCGTTCAATCTGATAGTATTGTTCTGGCCGAAGGTTTCGGAAGACGAAATTATAGTAACAATTATACTGTGGATGGGGAGACTGTATTTAGATTAGGTTCTCTCTCAAAAGGTTTCGCGGGTATCTTAGCTGCCGATTTGAAAAATGATGGGTATTTGGAATGGAAAGATCGCATTATTGACTATTTGCCGCAGTTTCAATTAGGTGACGCACGAAATACTTCTGAGATTACCTTGGCCAATATTCTTTCACATACTTCGGGCACCCCGTATCATAGTTTTACCAATCTCGTTGAAGCTGGCCTGCCCATGGAAACTATTGCATCTCGTTTTAAAGAGGTGGTACCAATCAGCAAACCTGGCACCATGTACAGTTATCAAAATGCAATTTTTGCACTCTGTAGTGAAGTTATGCAAAAAGCTACCGGTAGTGAAATAAGTGCATCACTGAACAATCGATTTTTCAAACCTCTAGGCATGTGTAGTACTTCAATGGATTATAAAACCTTGAACGAGACCATTAACGTGGCCCTACCCCATTCTAAGAGACGTAACGGTTGGCAAACCCTTAAACTCAGTGATAACTATTACAATGCTATCGCGGCCGGAGGCATCAATGCCAGCGCCCACGATATGGGCAAATGGATGCGTTTTTTATTAGGACATAATTCGGAAGTATTGGATGAAAAGGCAATATCGGAAGCCTTTACCCCATTTATCGAAATTCCTGGAAGTCATAAATATTACCACAAATGGCCAGGTCATGAAAAGTCGTTCTACGGATTCGGTTGGAGAATTCATAAGTTCACCGAAGATGGAAACCCGTTGGAGAAAACTATTTGGCACCATGGCGGAAGCGTAAATAATTATAGAAATGAAATTGCAATGTACCCAGAAGCAGACTTGGGTATTTGCGTACTTTTGAACAGCAATTCGAGAATTGCCAGAACGGTAATTCCTGACTTATACGAAATTTACAAAGGTATTTACGGACCAACTACAGAAAAACTTGCTCAAGCCGCCAACAAATCAGAAAACAATTCTACCCTATAG
- a CDS encoding glycosidase: MHDRIFYHIYPLGLLGAPHINNFDSEPKELLCELDYWLNHLSELGCNALYLGPVFESTSHGYDTADYYSVDRRLGTNESLVDIIEKAHKLGVKVVFDAVFNHVGRDFWAFKDLQRNGKISLYKNWFSNIDFTKKSPYGDSFSYSSWRGHYQLVELNLENDEVKNHLFGAVRFWVEKFKIDGLRLDTADVLDFKFMRELSKYCRQLKPDFWLMGEVVQGDYRKWIGRDMLDSVTNYECHAPLYQSLNDEDFNSISTILNRQYGFAGNYKKLQLYSFVDNHDVNRAASNLYKPEHLYPLYLLLFTLPGIPALYYGSEWGFEGEKKEGSDTELRPHVVYGNRFSWAKHPDLFNSLKRFIELRKTIYALAEGDFEEVLVQKKIYAFLRYQKDEMVLVIVNSDKCFKTVHLKATQIRVGNYRDVLNDINYLCAEEKGMKLVVSSNWGAILRYLG; the protein is encoded by the coding sequence ATGCACGATCGGATATTTTATCATATCTATCCCCTTGGGCTGTTAGGTGCACCGCATATAAACAACTTTGATTCTGAGCCTAAAGAGCTACTCTGTGAATTAGATTATTGGTTGAACCATCTTTCAGAGCTAGGCTGCAACGCGCTTTACCTAGGTCCTGTTTTTGAATCGACCTCACATGGTTATGATACTGCAGACTATTATAGTGTAGACCGGCGTTTGGGCACTAACGAGTCTTTGGTCGATATTATTGAAAAGGCCCATAAACTTGGCGTCAAAGTCGTCTTTGATGCGGTTTTTAATCATGTGGGGCGAGATTTCTGGGCATTTAAAGATTTACAGCGAAATGGTAAAATATCACTCTATAAAAATTGGTTTTCTAATATTGACTTTACCAAGAAGAGCCCCTATGGCGATTCTTTTTCCTATAGTTCTTGGCGGGGGCATTATCAGTTAGTTGAACTGAACCTAGAAAATGATGAGGTAAAAAACCACCTCTTCGGAGCCGTAAGGTTTTGGGTAGAAAAATTTAAAATTGATGGTCTAAGACTTGATACCGCTGATGTTTTAGATTTTAAATTTATGCGTGAATTATCGAAATATTGTAGGCAACTAAAACCGGATTTTTGGCTTATGGGTGAGGTGGTTCAGGGCGACTACCGCAAGTGGATAGGTAGAGATATGCTAGATTCGGTGACCAACTACGAGTGCCACGCACCGCTCTACCAGAGTTTGAATGATGAAGATTTTAATAGTATCAGTACCATATTAAATCGACAATATGGCTTTGCTGGTAACTATAAAAAGCTTCAATTATATTCGTTTGTAGATAATCACGACGTCAATAGGGCGGCTAGTAATCTTTATAAACCAGAACACTTGTACCCTCTATATCTGTTACTATTTACGTTGCCCGGTATTCCTGCCCTATACTATGGTAGCGAGTGGGGTTTTGAAGGCGAAAAGAAAGAGGGTAGCGATACCGAGCTACGCCCACATGTTGTTTATGGCAATAGATTTTCCTGGGCTAAACACCCAGATCTATTTAATTCGTTAAAACGATTTATAGAACTACGGAAAACCATATATGCACTAGCGGAAGGTGATTTCGAAGAGGTTTTAGTCCAAAAAAAGATTTATGCCTTTTTACGATATCAAAAAGATGAAATGGTTTTAGTGATTGTAAATTCTGACAAGTGCTTTAAAACGGTTCACCTGAAAGCCACTCAAATTAGAGTTGGTAATTATAGAGATGTATTGAACGATATCAATTATTTATGCGCAGAAGAGAAAGGCATGAAATTGGTAGTATCATCAAATTGGGGCGCTATACTTCGATATTTAGGTTGA
- a CDS encoding ferredoxin-nitrate reductase yields MQKNNVHKTICSYCGVGCGIDVSVDNKGTIKVEGDQSYPVNKGMLCSKGKNLNYVAQDVSDRILYPEMRWSRNHPKQRVSWDTAFERASAVFQSIIDRHGPNSVGFYVSGQCLTEEYYLVNKLAKGFIGTNNIDTNSRLCMSSAVVGYKKMLGEDSVPISYEDIELSDCFLIAGANPAWCHPILFRRIEKHKEENPDVKIIVVDPRKTQTCTIADLHLQILPGTDVILFNAMARWLIEKKKIDKKFIKKYTSNFEACKESAFQLTLQKAADLCGITVEEIRKAAAYIGNAKAFLSMWTMGLNQSVIGVSKNLALLNLSLLTGQIGKPGSGPFSLTGQPNAMGGREVGGMASLLAAHKDLGNPRHREEVADFWGGKAISGEAGYTATEMFDALESGEMKAVWIICTNPIVSLPNANKAERALKNASFVVVQDISHNSETTKFADLLLPAAGWLEKEGTMTNSERRISYLPKVIDAPGEALPDVEILWRFAQKMKYTGFDYKNASEVYDEHCLLTKGTNIDISGLSYHRLQTEGSFQWPVPSVDHKGTPRLFTDLQFYTNDERSHFNAPPKLYNQSEQISTDYPLILNTGRVRDQWHTRTKTGKVKRLLTHIPEPFLEMNKVDAYLRGLKEGDVAVIKSKRGQVQVKVKVNFDIRERVVFLPMHWGKVLNNDFGRANNITNNLIDPISKEPDFKYCAVQVEKYVKPKQKVLIIGAGAAAYRFVQTYRAKNKVDELHVFSRESDPFYNRVLLPEYVSDELTWEDLEKLKKGEVKKLGIHLHSGLGITQIDKVNQKVTDDSGNDHKYDILVMATGSRAFVPSDVQINLPGRFTMRERGDADKLRKYLQETGLPAEEQHVVIVGGGLLGLELAAALKRRNVNISIIQRAPRLMERQLDRVASRLLAEDVSERGIKIYFDNEVSTVFEEKGRKNILSVTLKTGRSIKCNAIVYAIGTRPNIELAKFSDIRTSRGVIVNEYLQTSEPNIFALGEIAEFKNSLFGITSAAEQQADIAAKYIMGDYASMYNGSVLMNILKFEDLDLCSLGMVNAPTNDSSYEEIIFMDVSKRYYKKCIVKDDTLLGAILMGDKNEFAEFKRLIEERIELSEKREELLRGNSTSVPLKGKLVCSCSQVGEGNIIDVINSGCKEFSKLCAQTGAGLGCGSCKPEVQEILNTQLQAATI; encoded by the coding sequence ATGCAAAAAAATAATGTACATAAAACCATTTGTTCGTATTGCGGAGTGGGTTGTGGTATTGACGTTTCGGTTGATAATAAGGGCACTATTAAAGTCGAAGGTGATCAATCATACCCCGTTAATAAGGGAATGTTATGTTCGAAAGGTAAGAACCTAAACTATGTAGCACAAGATGTTTCTGACCGTATCTTATACCCTGAGATGCGTTGGAGCCGTAACCATCCCAAGCAACGGGTTTCATGGGACACCGCTTTTGAAAGGGCTTCGGCCGTTTTTCAGAGTATTATAGATAGGCATGGCCCAAATAGCGTGGGGTTTTACGTATCGGGTCAGTGTCTCACCGAAGAGTATTATTTGGTTAATAAGTTGGCAAAGGGCTTTATCGGCACGAATAACATTGATACCAATTCTAGGCTCTGTATGAGCTCGGCGGTTGTGGGTTATAAAAAAATGCTTGGTGAAGATTCGGTTCCTATTTCGTATGAAGATATCGAGCTTTCCGACTGTTTTCTAATTGCTGGGGCGAATCCCGCCTGGTGTCATCCGATTCTTTTTCGTAGGATCGAAAAACACAAAGAAGAGAATCCTGATGTTAAAATCATTGTAGTAGATCCTCGAAAAACACAAACTTGTACAATAGCTGACCTTCATCTACAAATTTTACCGGGTACCGATGTGATTCTTTTCAATGCTATGGCCAGATGGTTGATAGAGAAGAAAAAGATCGATAAAAAATTTATAAAGAAATACACCAGTAATTTCGAGGCTTGTAAAGAGAGTGCTTTTCAGCTTACCCTTCAAAAGGCAGCTGATCTTTGCGGTATAACAGTTGAAGAAATTCGTAAAGCCGCGGCCTATATTGGTAATGCCAAAGCATTTCTATCGATGTGGACCATGGGCCTTAACCAAAGCGTTATTGGCGTAAGCAAGAATTTGGCGCTTTTGAATCTTTCATTACTTACTGGCCAAATCGGAAAACCCGGTTCTGGCCCATTTTCGCTTACCGGACAACCAAATGCGATGGGCGGTCGTGAAGTAGGGGGTATGGCAAGTCTTTTAGCGGCACATAAAGACTTAGGTAACCCGAGACATCGTGAAGAAGTTGCTGATTTTTGGGGAGGCAAGGCTATTTCTGGTGAAGCGGGTTACACAGCCACGGAGATGTTCGATGCATTGGAAAGTGGCGAAATGAAGGCTGTTTGGATCATCTGTACCAACCCCATAGTGAGTTTGCCCAATGCAAATAAAGCTGAAAGAGCGCTTAAGAATGCCAGTTTCGTAGTCGTACAAGATATTTCGCATAATTCTGAAACGACCAAGTTCGCCGACTTACTTTTGCCTGCTGCAGGTTGGCTTGAAAAAGAAGGTACAATGACCAATTCTGAGCGTAGAATAAGTTATCTCCCAAAGGTGATCGATGCCCCTGGGGAAGCACTTCCCGATGTTGAAATTTTATGGCGTTTTGCCCAAAAAATGAAATACACCGGCTTCGATTATAAAAATGCAAGTGAAGTTTATGATGAACATTGTTTATTGACCAAAGGGACCAATATCGATATTTCGGGCTTGTCTTACCACCGCCTGCAGACCGAGGGCAGTTTTCAATGGCCTGTACCCAGTGTCGACCACAAGGGTACACCAAGGTTATTTACAGACTTACAGTTTTACACAAATGATGAAAGATCACATTTTAATGCACCTCCGAAGCTATACAATCAATCGGAACAGATCTCTACAGATTATCCTCTGATATTGAATACCGGCCGAGTGCGAGATCAATGGCACACCCGCACCAAGACCGGTAAGGTTAAGCGTTTACTTACACATATTCCTGAACCTTTTTTAGAAATGAATAAGGTCGATGCTTATTTAAGAGGGCTAAAAGAAGGTGATGTGGCCGTAATTAAAAGTAAAAGGGGGCAGGTTCAAGTTAAGGTCAAGGTAAATTTTGATATTCGTGAACGAGTGGTCTTTTTACCGATGCATTGGGGCAAAGTACTTAATAATGATTTCGGTAGGGCGAATAATATTACCAATAATCTTATTGATCCCATATCAAAAGAACCTGATTTTAAATACTGTGCGGTACAGGTAGAAAAATATGTGAAACCGAAACAAAAAGTATTGATTATTGGTGCCGGAGCGGCAGCCTATCGTTTCGTTCAGACCTATCGGGCAAAGAATAAAGTAGATGAACTTCATGTTTTTTCGAGGGAAAGCGACCCATTTTATAATCGTGTTCTTTTACCGGAATACGTTAGCGATGAATTGACTTGGGAAGACTTGGAGAAACTGAAAAAAGGAGAGGTAAAAAAGTTAGGCATCCATTTACATTCGGGTCTAGGTATAACTCAAATTGATAAAGTAAACCAGAAAGTTACCGATGATTCGGGTAATGACCACAAATATGATATTTTGGTAATGGCGACCGGTAGTCGGGCTTTTGTGCCAAGTGATGTTCAGATTAATCTACCCGGCAGGTTTACTATGCGTGAACGGGGTGATGCCGACAAGCTTAGAAAATATTTACAAGAAACAGGTTTGCCAGCTGAAGAACAGCATGTTGTAATTGTGGGGGGCGGACTTTTAGGTTTAGAGCTTGCCGCTGCCCTAAAGCGGAGAAATGTTAACATAAGTATTATACAGCGGGCCCCAAGACTTATGGAAAGGCAACTAGATCGAGTGGCGAGCCGCTTGTTGGCAGAAGATGTATCAGAAAGGGGCATCAAAATCTATTTCGATAATGAAGTGAGCACCGTTTTTGAAGAAAAAGGGCGTAAAAATATCCTATCAGTAACTCTTAAAACCGGTCGCAGCATAAAATGTAATGCTATTGTTTATGCCATTGGTACTCGACCAAATATCGAATTGGCCAAATTCTCAGATATAAGGACCAGTAGGGGAGTAATCGTAAATGAATATTTGCAGACCAGTGAACCCAATATTTTTGCCCTAGGCGAGATTGCTGAATTCAAGAATTCGCTTTTTGGTATTACTTCTGCGGCCGAACAACAAGCAGATATCGCTGCCAAATATATAATGGGTGACTACGCAAGTATGTACAATGGTTCGGTTTTGATGAATATTCTGAAGTTTGAAGATTTGGATCTTTGTAGTTTGGGTATGGTCAATGCCCCGACGAACGATTCTAGTTATGAAGAGATTATTTTTATGGATGTAAGCAAGCGTTACTATAAAAAGTGTATCGTTAAGGATGATACGTTGCTTGGGGCGATTCTAATGGGTGATAAAAATGAATTTGCCGAGTTCAAGAGATTGATTGAAGAACGAATAGAGCTGTCTGAGAAGAGGGAAGAACTGCTACGCGGAAACAGCACGTCGGTACCGTTAAAAGGCAAATTGGTATGCTCTTGCAGCCAAGTGGGAGAGGGCAACATTATAGACGTAATCAATTCGGGATGCAAAGAGTTTTCTAAGCTCTGTGCACAGACCGGTGCTGGTCTCGGGTGCGGTAGTTGCAAACCTGAAGTACAAGAAATATTGAATACACAGTTACAAGCGGCCACGATATAG
- a CDS encoding rubredoxin yields the protein MNDNLHRIMLKGGVTSPGELKDCIAMLEAVGLKEVFFGSRQDLLFPLKGEDDRLLDNISKFNVEIESNRSFQNIVSSYVSADIFEMTHWLKGSTYLYILEGFDYSPKLKINITDPKQRLVPLFNGNLNFIASENEDYWYLNLKLPHWENSAYYPVLIYSWDINTFAKTIEDIYEDVADVEELAFILNKKLDANSRTMDKELEIPYIKFPYYEGMNRMGLDQYWLGLYWRNNNYDLEFLKELCGFCLDNSIGKICITPWKSFIIKGIKKSARPELERFLGQRGINVRHSQLEMNWHLPVDDSEALELKKFLVRSFDQNDISTYGLTFGISNDVGKRSHFASVLIEKNAPPAIVKDFEVRPTYNVLHFENFDPNIQRYEAFAHDVDKIELPGLLMELSKKYFNQLGSEKIASASKPIVTKDEQTVRAIYQCSLCLTVYDDQYGDAAANISAGTPFAELPETYTCPVCDAVKSEFKKTELVIV from the coding sequence ATGAATGACAACTTACATAGAATAATGCTTAAGGGTGGGGTTACCTCCCCAGGGGAGCTCAAAGATTGTATTGCCATGCTTGAAGCTGTTGGCCTCAAAGAAGTGTTTTTCGGCTCAAGACAAGATTTATTGTTTCCCTTGAAAGGTGAAGATGATAGGTTACTCGATAATATTTCTAAGTTCAATGTAGAAATTGAATCGAACAGAAGCTTTCAAAATATAGTTTCATCTTATGTGTCGGCCGACATTTTTGAGATGACCCACTGGTTAAAAGGTTCGACCTATCTCTATATTCTAGAGGGCTTCGATTACAGTCCTAAACTAAAAATTAATATCACCGACCCAAAACAAAGATTGGTGCCTTTGTTTAATGGTAACTTGAATTTTATAGCTTCTGAAAATGAAGATTACTGGTACCTCAACCTAAAATTGCCGCATTGGGAAAATTCGGCCTATTATCCGGTTTTAATTTATAGTTGGGATATTAATACGTTCGCAAAAACTATTGAAGATATTTATGAGGATGTAGCGGATGTCGAAGAATTGGCGTTTATTTTGAATAAAAAGTTAGATGCCAATAGTCGAACGATGGATAAGGAACTTGAAATACCTTACATAAAATTTCCTTATTACGAAGGCATGAACAGAATGGGCCTTGACCAATATTGGTTGGGCCTATATTGGCGAAACAATAACTACGACCTTGAATTTTTGAAAGAGCTCTGTGGTTTTTGTCTTGATAATAGTATTGGCAAGATATGTATCACTCCGTGGAAATCATTTATCATCAAGGGCATAAAAAAGTCTGCCCGCCCCGAGCTTGAGCGTTTTCTCGGGCAGAGAGGTATTAATGTTCGGCATTCTCAGCTAGAAATGAATTGGCACTTACCGGTCGATGATAGCGAAGCTCTTGAGCTTAAGAAGTTCTTGGTTCGAAGTTTTGATCAAAATGATATAAGTACCTATGGTTTAACTTTCGGAATCAGCAACGATGTGGGCAAAAGATCACATTTCGCCTCTGTTTTGATAGAAAAGAACGCACCACCTGCGATTGTTAAAGATTTTGAGGTTAGGCCCACATACAACGTTCTACACTTTGAAAATTTTGACCCTAATATTCAAAGGTATGAAGCCTTTGCCCATGACGTTGATAAAATTGAACTACCAGGTTTATTGATGGAGCTTAGTAAAAAATATTTTAATCAATTGGGTTCTGAAAAAATTGCTTCGGCCTCTAAACCGATAGTCACTAAAGATGAACAGACGGTTCGTGCAATCTATCAATGCTCTTTGTGTCTCACTGTTTATGATGACCAATACGGCGATGCCGCCGCAAACATTTCGGCCGGAACCCCATTCGCCGAACTACCGGAAACATATACCTGCCCCGTGTGTGATGCGGTGAAATCAGAATTCAAAAAAACCGAATTGGTGATAGTGTAA